The proteins below are encoded in one region of Engraulis encrasicolus isolate BLACKSEA-1 chromosome 1, IST_EnEncr_1.0, whole genome shotgun sequence:
- the uts2r4 gene encoding urotensin-2 receptor, translated as MSQTPNITAPSSGGAGGASSASSGGGGGGGAGGGSGGGSVMWVTPLLGATLLSMCVLGMAGNIYTLLVMRSAVLRRAGSMYVFILNLAMADLLYLGTIPFVVCTYFAHNWFFGETGCRVLLSLDLLTMHASVFVLVAMSLERYRAVATPFRARRSSSARAHWVMALGIWLTAFTLTLPMMVMIRLREGRVSSAGLVKRICFPTWTPEAFRAYLTVLFFTSMLVPGLVMVGLYAGLARRYWAAQANLARRGGGGSGQPRPVSSSSSRRRRRSLKHKVVAMIFSIVVAYWACFLPFWGWQLAKLFSPESLRALSPAAHTYVNFFVTCLTYGNSCVNPLLYTLLTRNYKDYLAQRSQSGASSRTEAPSAAAPAATAAVELQDS; from the coding sequence ATGAGTCAGACCCCCAACATCACCGCCCCATCGTCAGGTGGAGCAGGAGGTGCCAGTAGTGCCagcagtggtggcggtggcggaggTGGTGCTGGCGGTGGTAGCGGTGGTGGTAGCGTCATGTGGGTGACCCCTCTGCTGGGCGCCACCCTGCTCAGCATGTGCGTGCTGGGCATGGCGGGCAACATCTACACGCTGCTGGTGATGCGCTCGGCCGTGCTGCGCCGCGCCGGCTCCATGTACGTCTTCATCCTCAACCTGGCCATGGCCGACCTGCTGTACCTGGGCACCATCCCCTTCGTGGTCTGCACCTACTTCGCCCACAACTGGTTCTTCGGCGAGACGGGCTGCCGCGTGCTCCTCAGCCTGGACCTGCTGACCATGCACGCCAGCGTCTTCGTGCTGGTGGCCATGAGCCTGGAGCGCTACCGGGCCGTGGCCACGCCGTTCCGGGCCCGCCGGTCCTCCAGCGCCCGCGCCCACTGGGTCATGGCGCTGGGCATCTGGCTGACGGCCTTCACGCTCACGCTGCCCATGATGGTGATGATCCGGCTGCGCGAGGGGCGCGTCAGCTCGGCCGGCCTGGTCAAGAGGATCTGCTTCCCCACGTGGACCCCCGAGGCCTTCCGCGCCTACCTGACCGTGCTGTTCTTCACCAGCATGCTGGTGCCGGGGCTGGTGATGGTGGGGCTGTACGCGGGGCTGGCCCGGCGCTACTGGGCCGCCCAGGCCAACCTAGCCCGCCGGGGGGGCGGCGGGTCCGGTCAGCCGCGTCCCgtctcgtcctcgtcctcccgGAGGCGGCGGCGGAGCCTCAAGCACAAGGTGGTGGCCATGATCTTCAGCATCGTGGTGGCGTACTGGGCCTGCTTCCTGCCCTTCTGGGGCTGGCAGCTGGCCAAGCTCTTCTCGCCCGAGTCGCTGCGCGCCCTCTCGCCGGCCGCGCACACCTACGTCAACTTCTTCGTCACCTGCCTGACGTACGGCAACAGCTGCGTCAACCCGCTGCTCTACACGCTGCTCACGCGCAACTACAAGGACTACCTGGCGCAGCGCAGCCAGTCGGGGGCGTCCAGTCGCACCGAGGCGCCCTCAGCCGCGGCCCCTGCCGCCACTGCCGCTGTGGAACTCCAGGATTCATAA